The window CCCAAGGGGAATGGGGCCTCTACGTAAGCCCCGTCTACCGGCATCCACTGGAAGGCGTCCAGGTCCGGTGGGAGGAAAAGTATCCGGTGCGCTTCCTGGTTCGGGGAGAGGCCTGGTCCTGGCTCGGCATCGAAGGGAACCTCCACCTCTTCGGGGTGGAAGGCCCCGCAAGGCTCTACCTCTTAGGCACCGACGAGCAGGGGCGGGACCTGTTTTCCCGCATCCTCTACGGCATTCCCGTCTCCCTCACCATCGGCTTGGTGGCCGTAGGGATAGGCCTACTGGTGGGCGTTCCCTTGGGCGCCCTCTCCGCCTACTTCGGCGGCTGGATAGACCTCCTGGTGCAGCGGCTGGTGGATGTGATGCTGGCCTTCCCTGGGATCCTTCTGGCCATTGTGCTGGTGGCCATCCTGGGGCCGGGCTTGGGCAACGCCATGGTGGCCGTGGGCATCGCCGCCATCCCCATCTACGCCCGCCTGGTGCGGGGGGTCGTTCTCTCCCTGAAGGCGTTGGACTACGTGGAGGCGGCCAGGGCCTTGGGCGCAAGCCACGGCCGCATCCTCCTCCGCCACCTCCTGCCCAACGCCCTGGGTCCCCTCCTCATCCAGACCAGCCTGCAGATGGCGGTGGCCATTCTCTTCGCCGCCGGGCTCGGCTTCCTGGGCCTTGGGGCTAGGCCTCCGGAGCCGGAATGGGGCCTCATGCTGGCCCGGGGCCGGGAATACCTAGCCGTGGCTCCCCACGTGGCCACCTTTCCCGGACTTGCCATCGTGGGCCTCGTCCTCGCCTTCAACCTCCTGGGAGACGGCCTCCGGGACGCCCTGGACCCCAGGAGCCGCTAAAGGGAACCTCAACGGAAGGCGAGGGGCGAAGGGGTATCATGGGGCCATGAGGAAAGGTCTTCTCGCGGCGCTCCTCCTCCTTTCCGCCTGCCAGGTGCTGGAAGGCTCGGGCTACCGGG of the Thermus thermophilus HB8 genome contains:
- a CDS encoding ABC transporter permease, producing the protein MTRPWRRFWKNRLSQAGLLLLGLYLLGALFAPFLAPYSPYTQDLRSAYVPPLAGISLRGPQGEWGLYVSPVYRHPLEGVQVRWEEKYPVRFLVRGEAWSWLGIEGNLHLFGVEGPARLYLLGTDEQGRDLFSRILYGIPVSLTIGLVAVGIGLLVGVPLGALSAYFGGWIDLLVQRLVDVMLAFPGILLAIVLVAILGPGLGNAMVAVGIAAIPIYARLVRGVVLSLKALDYVEAARALGASHGRILLRHLLPNALGPLLIQTSLQMAVAILFAAGLGFLGLGARPPEPEWGLMLARGREYLAVAPHVATFPGLAIVGLVLAFNLLGDGLRDALDPRSR